One Fusarium poae strain DAOMC 252244 chromosome 4, whole genome shotgun sequence DNA window includes the following coding sequences:
- a CDS encoding hypothetical protein (TransMembrane:1 (o27-48i)~BUSCO:49751at5125): MPSILNLVTRSDMPADSNGSDDSMINLMLGLLGLVFLGLILVAILFLFRRARLQKQAAAIKSEEDGLPSYYDSDSKRFPNHRGLTIETTHNGRSSVFVINQDGRPMLANPNSPPYSPDNVPEIHITFPDEQDDQGRQQNGRVLVVRVGDNSAVGLEPMNDEQLPAYEKEAKGQFYSIDMDQIGGLKEKDRTQFQ; the protein is encoded by the coding sequence ATGCCTTCAATTCTCAATCTTGTTACCCGATCCGATATGCCTGCGGATTCCAATGGCTCAGACGACAGCATGATCAACCTGATGCTTGGCCTTCTCGGCCTTGTCTTCCTCGGTCTTATTCTGGTCGCCATTCTGTTCCTTTTCCGCCGCGCTCGTCTTCAGAAGCAGGCTGCTGCCATCAAGTCCGAAGAGGACGGCCTGCCTTCTTACTACGATAGCGACAGCAAGCGCTTTCCCAACCACCGTGGCCTTACCATCGAGACAACGCACAACGGTCGCTCCAGCGTTTTCGTTATCAACCAAGACGGTCGCCCTATGCTTGCCAACCCCAACTCTCCCCCCTACTCTCCCGACAACGTCCCAGAGATTCACATCACCTTCCCTGATGAGCAGGACGATCAAGGCCGACAGCAGAACGGCCGCGTGCTTGTCGTCCGTGTTGGTGACAACTCCGCTGTTGGTCTCGAGCCCATGAACGACGAGCAGCTCCCTGCCTACGAGAAGGAGGCCAAGGGTCAGTTTTACTCCATTGACATGGATCAAATTGGCGGTctcaa